A region from the Lytechinus variegatus isolate NC3 chromosome 6, Lvar_3.0, whole genome shotgun sequence genome encodes:
- the LOC121417318 gene encoding uncharacterized protein LOC121417318 isoform X1: MYAETKRRTYFQMGIFLVGIGFLLSLIGVYYVNGLSYVGSTVYGLATQRAATLWGGILLVCLALRNVTLGHPNNRFATDSMWDTFSAIFTNLLAFLISGAVVGVTLWAHIDFLRNVDISTLEGSTELVNLIAILLLGTLGMLTTIVGCIVACFPISDGQAPPAGEQYAMDNQGFNKH; the protein is encoded by the exons ATGTATGCTGAAACGAAAAGGCGGACTTACTTCCAGATGGGAATATTTCTCGTTGGGATCGGGTTTTTACTGTCCCTCATCGGGGTTTATTACGTCAATGGGCTGAGCTACGTTGGATCAACAGTGTACGGTCTTGCAACGCAGAGGGCGGCAACACTATGGGGAGGAATCTTG CTTGTCTGTCTTGCCCTGAGGAACGTCACACTTGGTCATCCTAACAACAGATTCGCAACAGATTCCATGTGG gaTACATTTTCAGCGATCTTCACCAATCTGTTGGCATTCCTCATCTCTGGTGCTGTAGTAGGAGTCACTCTTTGGGCTCACATTGACTTTCTGAGGAATGTAGATATCTCAACACTTGAGGGCAGCACAGAG CTCGTAAATCTGATCGCTATTCTCTTGCTTGGCACACTTGGCATGCTGACGACTATTGTTGGCTGCATAGTAGCTTGTTTCCCCATCTCAGACGGACAG GCACCCCCAGCCGGTGAACAATACGCAATGGACAACCAGGGGTTTAACAAACACTAA
- the LOC121417318 gene encoding uncharacterized protein LOC121417318 isoform X2, with translation MYAETKRRTYFQMGIFLVGIGFLLSLIGVYYVNGLSYVGSTVYGLATQRAATLWGGILLVCLALRNVTLGHPNNRFATDSMWDTFSAIFTNLLAFLISGAVVGVTLWAHIDFLRNVDISTLEGSTELVNLIAILLLGTLGMLTTIVGCIVACFPISDGQA, from the exons ATGTATGCTGAAACGAAAAGGCGGACTTACTTCCAGATGGGAATATTTCTCGTTGGGATCGGGTTTTTACTGTCCCTCATCGGGGTTTATTACGTCAATGGGCTGAGCTACGTTGGATCAACAGTGTACGGTCTTGCAACGCAGAGGGCGGCAACACTATGGGGAGGAATCTTG CTTGTCTGTCTTGCCCTGAGGAACGTCACACTTGGTCATCCTAACAACAGATTCGCAACAGATTCCATGTGG gaTACATTTTCAGCGATCTTCACCAATCTGTTGGCATTCCTCATCTCTGGTGCTGTAGTAGGAGTCACTCTTTGGGCTCACATTGACTTTCTGAGGAATGTAGATATCTCAACACTTGAGGGCAGCACAGAG CTCGTAAATCTGATCGCTATTCTCTTGCTTGGCACACTTGGCATGCTGACGACTATTGTTGGCTGCATAGTAGCTTGTTTCCCCATCTCAGACGGACAG